CCCGAAGAGGCGGAGCGGGCGATATGCCGGCTCGCACAGCTAGCCCGGGCGACGGGCATCCACCTGATCATCGCGACGCAGCGACCCTCCGTCGATGTGCTCACCGGTCTGATCAAAGCGAACTTCCCAACCCGTATCGCGTTCGCTGTCACATCGCAGGTGGACTCGCGCGTGATTCTGGACACTGTCGGCGCGGAGCGACTCCTGGGCCGAGGCGACATGCTCTATCAGCCGCCCGACGCCAGCAAGCCCATTCGCGTTCAAGGAACCTACGTGTCCGATCAGGAGATCGAGGCGCTGGTGGAATACTGGCGCCGTCTGGGTGCGCCGCAATACGACGATCATGACCTCGAGGACGTGGATACGCTGGGCCAGGCACCGGAGCCAGCCAATGATGATCTTTTTGACCGCGCCGTCGCCCTGGCGCACGAGACCCAGCGCGTCTCGGCTTCCCTACTGCAGCGTCGCCTCGGGATCGGCTATCCTCGGGCTGCGCGCCTCTTGGACCTGCTCGACGAGCAGGGCATCATTGAGCCGTCGGACGACGGTCGCTCGTGGCGCGTGCTGCCGGACGATTAGTCCCGCGTGGAGTCTCCATCACTCAGCCGCAGTACCGGAAGCTCTCGGTCCTCATCCCCTGCTACAACGAGCGCGGGACGCTCGCGACGATCGTGCAGCAGGTGCGTGCGGTCGACACCGGTCTCGAGACCGAGATCATCGTCGTCGACGATGGATCGACCGATGGAAGCCGGGAGATCCTGCAGAAGCTGGCAGATGACGGGCTGGTGCGGGCGGCCTTTCAGCCAAAGAATGCGGGCAAGGGCGCCGCAGTCCAGCGCGCCCTTCAGGAGGCAACCGGCGACATTCTGCTCGTCCAGGATGCGGACCTGGAGTACGACCCCGCCGACTACCCTCTCCTTCTTCGACCAATCCTCACGGGTCGCGCCAAGGTTGTGTATGGCTCGCGGTTCCTCGGCGAGCATCGGGCCATGTACTTCTGGCACAGCCTCGGCAACAAGCTTCTCACCCTCGTCACCAACGTCCTGTACGACACCACGCTCACCGACATGGAGACCTGCTACAAGGTCATGACCGCGGACATCGCGCAGCAGATTCAGCTTCGCTCGCCCCGCTGGGGATTCGACCCGGAAATCACCGCCCGGATCTTGCGGACCGGCAATCGGATCTATGAGGTGCCCATCTCGTACGCCGGTCGCGAGTACGAGGAAGGGAAAAAGATCTCGTGGCGCGACGGCCTCGTCGTGCTGATCACTCTGATCCGTTGTCGATTCCTTCCATAGCGCGACGCCTCGGCCCGATCGGGGCGCTACTCGCCGCGACGCTACTCGCATACCGCGAGCTGCTTTCGCCCAGTTGGGTGCTCGCGGACTATGACGCGTGGACCTACTTCTACCCGCTCCGGGCGTACGCGGCACGAGCGGTGCGCGAGGGCCGCTGGCCACTCTGGAACCCGGATACCTTCCTGGGCGCACCGTTTTTTGCCAATCCGCAAACCTCGATGCTCTACCCGGGAACGGCCCTCTTCTACCTCCTGCCCCTCGCCTACGCGTACTCGCTGTCCATCATCGTCCACGTCTTTCTGGCCGGAGTCTTCACCTACGCATTCGCGCGCAGCGCGTGGGGCGTGCGGCGCGTGGCGGCGTTCATCGGCGCCGCGGGTTTCGCATTCGGCGGATTCCTCTCCAGCCAAGTTGGACACATCAATCAGATGAGCGCGAGCGCCTGGCTGCCGGCTATCGCCCTGTGCGCGGACCGCGCGGCCCGGACCCGCGATCCGCGATGGGCACTCGGCGGCGCCGTCGCCCTTGCAATCCAGCTCCTCGCGGGCCACGCCCAGGAGAGCTACATGACCGTCTGGGTCGTCGCGCTCCTGCTGCTCTGGCGTGGCACGATCGGTGCGGCGCCAGGATCGAGCACTCGCGCGCTCGGCGGGGCCGGACCCGACCACTGGTCTCCCCGGACGCTAGGCGCCAGCATTTGGGTCGGAGCCGTCGTCGTCGTCCTCGGCTTCGGCCTGGCGGCAATCCAGCTCCTCCCCACCGCGGAGCTGTCCGCGGCGTCGATCCGCGGAGGTGGAATGACGGACGCCGAGGCGGTCTCCTTCTCGCTGCCTCCGCCGTCCCTTGTCCGCAGTTTGATGCCCGGGTACTGGTTCAACCTACCCAGCGAGGAGCTCGGATACATTGGGGGAGTCGGCCTGAGCTTCGCAGCCCTGGCGCTTCTTTTCGGGCGTTGGCGGCCAACAATATGCGCGGCGGGCCTCGCAGCATTTGGCCTCTTCCTCGCGCTGGGCGGCGCGAATCCGCTCTACGTTCCGCTTCTGCACCACGTGCCCGGTCTCGCTCTGTTCCGGGTCCCGTCGCGCTGGCTCTTTGTCTATACCTTCGGCGCCGCGGGGCTTGCGGCGCTCGGCGCCGACTGGGCCCTGCGGCAACCATCGCCCGCGTCGGTAGAGGGAATGCCCAGCCCAACCCACGGGTTTCGCTGGCGCGTCGCGCTCCTGGGTGCGTTTCTCGCCCTGGCGGCCATGGTCGCGACGCCATCGATCGCCGCGGTGCATGGGCGGATCGCCGCCCTGTGGGTTGGTGCCCTCGCGATCCCCGTAGCGGGAGCGTGGATCGCCCGGCGGTGGCCCAGCGCGATCATCGGAGTTCTTCTTACGGCCGTCCTGCTGGGCGAGCTGATGTGGGCGGCTATGGACTTGCCGCAGCGCTATCCGGCCCCGGCAATGGTCATGGACAGCCACCGCGCGGTACCGACGTATCTCGCCGAGCGACACGCGGGGGAGCGCATCCTCAGCGTGGCGCCGACGGAGTACCGCTTGGAAGACGAGGATCAGCTCCTCCAGCGGTATCCCGGCCTCGCCCCCGGCGCCGTGTTCGCTTTCACCTCGGCTTTGAAGCTGGACGAAGTCATGTCGCCCAATGTGCCGCTGCGCTACGGCCTCTCCACCCTCGACGGGTACGACGGCGGCGTGCTGCCCTTGCGACGCTTCCTGCAGGTCGCTTCCCTCCTGGCGCCCGCCGATGAGCTTCGCGCGGACGGCGTGGTTCGGACGCGCCTTATCGCCGTCCCGGAGGCGCGACTCCTAAAGCTCTTCGACGTCCGCGCCGTCATTGCCAACGGTGCGTTCGACGTCGATGTGGCCGGAGTGCACTTCGACGTCGCCACGGCGCGGGCACTGGGCGACGGCCAATCGCTTCGCGTCGATCTCGCCACGCCATCCGTGGCCCAGGGCATCAGCATCCTCGGCAGCATCGACGGCCAGAGCGACCGGCCCGGCGAGGGACGAATGGTCGTGACCCACAGCGATGGGCTGCGGGAAGACGTCCCATTGCGCGTGGGCGAACGGGTCTTCCCAGCAACGGCGCCCGGTCCGGACAGCGCGCCCCAGCCCACCGCGGGACTGAGCCGCGGCGGACGCAGAGACACAGCAGTGCGAATCCCGCTGAATCCCGCGAGCCCCGTGCGGTCCATCCAGCTCGAGTGGACCGGTAGCGGCGCGTGGAGCGTCCGAGCAGCGACGCTGATCAGAGCCGACGGAACCCAGGACCAGCTCGTGCTGGACGCCGGGTTGAACCGCATCACCTTCCCCATCCTGAAGGTCTATGAGCCCGTTGACAGGAGGTCGGCCATCCCGCTGGTGCCCGATGCCGAGGTGGCTTCCGACGACGACGCGCTTCGACGGCTGAGCGCTGCCCCATCAGGCGACTTGGACCGGATCGTCTACCTGGCGCCGGAGACCGGCAATCCGCCCGCTGCGATCGGATCCGGCCGTGGCCAGGGAACGGCCACGTTTCGGCGTCGTTCGGGCCGACCGGAGCGGCTTGAGTTCGAGCGTGCCGAGGGAGGGGGCGGCGGATTTCTGGTTGTCGATGACGCATGGTTCCCCGGGTGGAACGCGGAGGTGGATGGGCGCCCGACACCCCTGTATCGAGCCGACGTCGACTTCAAGGCCGTCTATGTTCCGCCCGGCGCAGAGCGCGTTACCCTTACGTACGAACCAGCGTCGGTGCGATGGGGCGCAGCGGCGACTGCCCTGACCGCTCTGACGATGGTGCTCCTCTGGGTGTTCGCGGGACGATCGAGGCGGCAAGGCCAGGACGCGAGCGCCTAGCGCGCACAGGTCATGGTCGAGAGGACTTGGGAGGTGGACGCAGCCTTGACCGAATCGAATCCGGAGTTCAGTCAGCTCGTCGCGCAGCTCGTTGCAATTCTCTTCATCGCTGGGGAAGGCGCCGACCGATCGGCCGTGCAGCGAGCCCTCGATCTTTCGCGGGCCCAGCTCAACCGCGTTCTTCAGGCGGCGCGTGAAACAGCGATCCCCGGACTGATGGTTCAGGAGCACGGCGATCTCCTGCGGTTGGTGAGCCATCCCGACGTGGCCGACGCGGTCCGGCGATTCGTGCAGACGCCCGGCGCGGTCCGGCTCTCCGGCGCGTCGCTCGAGACGCTGGCCGTCATTGCCTACAGCCAGCCGACGACCCGGGCCCAGATCGCGGAGGCGCGCGGCGTCAACAGCGATGGCCCCATCGCGACCCTCCTGCAGCACGGATTGATCGCCGAGGCGGGCCACGCCGACTCACCGGGCCGTCCGACGCTTTTTGAAACCACACCCGAGTTTCTTACGGTACTCGGGCTGCGATCCCTCGACGACCTTCCCTCGCTCGCGCCCCCGTCCGATACGATATAATCCTTCCACCTAACGTTGCGTCGGGCTCCGATTCGTCGGAGCCCAGTCTGTGAGTTGACATGTTCGCCATCGTCGAAACGGGCGGCAAGCAGTACAAAGTGGCGCCCGGCGTCGCCATCAACGTTGAGCGGCTTCCATCGGAGCCGGGTGCGACCGTGGAGCTCGATCGTGTCCTCATGATCGGCGATGAGGGTAGCGTCCGCGTGGGAAACCCGTTTATCGGGGGCGCCAAGGTCACAGCCCACGTCGTCGAACACGACCGAGGCAAGAAGGTCGTCGTCTTCAAGTACAAGGCCAAGTCGAACTATCGACGGCGAACCGGCCACCGGCAGGCATACACCCGCCTGCGAATCGCGGACATCCTGTCGAGCTAAGCTCACCCCATATGGCGCCTGAAGCGCCGCTGCGGGCACGAAGGAGACACGTATGGCACACAAGAAAGGCATGGGCAGCTCGCGTAACGGACGCGACAGCGCCGGGAAGCGCCTGGGCATTAAGCGAGGGGACGGCGAAGTCGTCCTAGCCGGCACGATACTCGTTCGGCAGCGCGGAACGCCGGTGCGACCGGGCGTGAACGTCGGAGTTGGGCGAGACCACACCCTCTTCGCCCTCGTCAACGGTCAGGTCAAGTTCGAGAACGCGACGCAGGACCGCAAGCGCGTGAGCGTGTACGCACAGGCCTAGCCGCCTTTCCACCAACCGGCGGCGCGCCGAAAGGGACATCATGAAACAAGGAATCCATCCAGAGTACGTCGAGGCCACCGTTCATTGCGCGTGTGGCAATACGTTCACGACGCGATCGACGAAAGCGAACCTCCGCGTCGACCTCTGCTCCAAGTGCCACCCGTTCTTCACTGGCGATCAGCGGCTGGTCGACACCGGTGGCCAAGTCGAGCGCTTCATGCGGCGCGCGGCCCGTGGCCGTGGCGGCGCTCCACGGTCCGAGGAAGCGTCCGCCGCAGTCGGCAGCTAGCTCTACCCAGGCCGACGCGTGCTGGGCTGCTCTCTCGCATGCTGCTCCGTGACTCCTCTGCGCTTGCCGTCCTATGGTGGGCAGGCAGTGATGGAGGGGGTGATGATGCGCGGCCAGCGCTACATGGCGGTGGCAGTCCGAGCGCCGTCAGACGCCATCATTCTCAAGTCCACTGAGCTTCCACGCCGCCTGTATCAGGGGGTCATGGCGCGGATTCCGCTCCTTCGCGGCGCGGTAATGCTCTGGGACAGCCTCGGACTCGGAATTCAGGCGCTGATGTTCTCAGCCGATGTTGCCGTTGGCGACGAGGATGTGAAGCTCGGGAAGCCCATCGCGTGGTCGACCGCGGTGCTGGGCATGATCATCGGCGTCGGCGTGTTCTTCGTGCTCCCGGTCGTCGCGACGTCGTTCTTCCACGCGCGAATCGGTGGCTCGCTCGCCGTCAACGTGGCCGAGGGCATCCTCCGCCTGGCCATGCTCATCGGATACGTCTGGGCGATCGGGCTCATGCCGGACATTCGGCGCGTCTACATGTACCACGGCGCCGAGCACAAGGCCATCAACGCATTCGAGGCCGGCGCCCCCCTATTCACCAGCGACATCATGCCCTACAGCATCCGCCACCCGCGCTGCGGCACGAATTTTCTCCTCATCGTGGCGCTACTCGCCATCGCCGTCCTGGCGCCTCTTGGCCGCCCGGACTCGTGGATCGTGCTCGTCGGATCGCGCGTCGCCCTGATCCCGGTCATCGCCGGGCTCGCGTACGAGGTGATCAAATGGGGGTCGTCGCATCTGAATCAGCCCATTGTCGCGGCCATCATGGCGCCCGGCCTTGCGCTCCAGGGATTGACGACCCGGCAGCCGGACGCGAGCCAGGTTGAGGTTGCGGCCGCTGCGCTCC
This genomic window from Chloroflexota bacterium contains:
- a CDS encoding DNA translocase FtsK yields the protein GIQARAQGAKAAGDGGSPNAADLRPLPYLVLIVDELADLMMTAPEEAERAICRLAQLARATGIHLIIATQRPSVDVLTGLIKANFPTRIAFAVTSQVDSRVILDTVGAERLLGRGDMLYQPPDASKPIRVQGTYVSDQEIEALVEYWRRLGAPQYDDHDLEDVDTLGQAPEPANDDLFDRAVALAHETQRVSASLLQRRLGIGYPRAARLLDLLDEQGIIEPSDDGRSWRVLPDD
- a CDS encoding glycosyltransferase family 2 protein, which codes for MARAAGRLVPRGVSITQPQYRKLSVLIPCYNERGTLATIVQQVRAVDTGLETEIIVVDDGSTDGSREILQKLADDGLVRAAFQPKNAGKGAAVQRALQEATGDILLVQDADLEYDPADYPLLLRPILTGRAKVVYGSRFLGEHRAMYFWHSLGNKLLTLVTNVLYDTTLTDMETCYKVMTADIAQQIQLRSPRWGFDPEITARILRTGNRIYEVPISYAGREYEEGKKISWRDGLVVLITLIRCRFLP
- a CDS encoding YfhO family protein, with the protein product MSIPSIARRLGPIGALLAATLLAYRELLSPSWVLADYDAWTYFYPLRAYAARAVREGRWPLWNPDTFLGAPFFANPQTSMLYPGTALFYLLPLAYAYSLSIIVHVFLAGVFTYAFARSAWGVRRVAAFIGAAGFAFGGFLSSQVGHINQMSASAWLPAIALCADRAARTRDPRWALGGAVALAIQLLAGHAQESYMTVWVVALLLLWRGTIGAAPGSSTRALGGAGPDHWSPRTLGASIWVGAVVVVLGFGLAAIQLLPTAELSAASIRGGGMTDAEAVSFSLPPPSLVRSLMPGYWFNLPSEELGYIGGVGLSFAALALLFGRWRPTICAAGLAAFGLFLALGGANPLYVPLLHHVPGLALFRVPSRWLFVYTFGAAGLAALGADWALRQPSPASVEGMPSPTHGFRWRVALLGAFLALAAMVATPSIAAVHGRIAALWVGALAIPVAGAWIARRWPSAIIGVLLTAVLLGELMWAAMDLPQRYPAPAMVMDSHRAVPTYLAERHAGERILSVAPTEYRLEDEDQLLQRYPGLAPGAVFAFTSALKLDEVMSPNVPLRYGLSTLDGYDGGVLPLRRFLQVASLLAPADELRADGVVRTRLIAVPEARLLKLFDVRAVIANGAFDVDVAGVHFDVATARALGDGQSLRVDLATPSVAQGISILGSIDGQSDRPGEGRMVVTHSDGLREDVPLRVGERVFPATAPGPDSAPQPTAGLSRGGRRDTAVRIPLNPASPVRSIQLEWTGSGAWSVRAATLIRADGTQDQLVLDAGLNRITFPILKVYEPVDRRSAIPLVPDAEVASDDDALRRLSAAPSGDLDRIVYLAPETGNPPAAIGSGRGQGTATFRRRSGRPERLEFERAEGGGGGFLVVDDAWFPGWNAEVDGRPTPLYRADVDFKAVYVPPGAERVTLTYEPASVRWGAAATALTALTMVLLWVFAGRSRRQGQDASA
- the scpB gene encoding SMC-Scp complex subunit ScpB, encoding MTESNPEFSQLVAQLVAILFIAGEGADRSAVQRALDLSRAQLNRVLQAARETAIPGLMVQEHGDLLRLVSHPDVADAVRRFVQTPGAVRLSGASLETLAVIAYSQPTTRAQIAEARGVNSDGPIATLLQHGLIAEAGHADSPGRPTLFETTPEFLTVLGLRSLDDLPSLAPPSDTI
- the rplU gene encoding 50S ribosomal protein L21, coding for MFAIVETGGKQYKVAPGVAINVERLPSEPGATVELDRVLMIGDEGSVRVGNPFIGGAKVTAHVVEHDRGKKVVVFKYKAKSNYRRRTGHRQAYTRLRIADILSS
- the rpmA gene encoding 50S ribosomal protein L27, whose translation is MAHKKGMGSSRNGRDSAGKRLGIKRGDGEVVLAGTILVRQRGTPVRPGVNVGVGRDHTLFALVNGQVKFENATQDRKRVSVYAQA
- a CDS encoding DUF1385 domain-containing protein, whose protein sequence is MMRGQRYMAVAVRAPSDAIILKSTELPRRLYQGVMARIPLLRGAVMLWDSLGLGIQALMFSADVAVGDEDVKLGKPIAWSTAVLGMIIGVGVFFVLPVVATSFFHARIGGSLAVNVAEGILRLAMLIGYVWAIGLMPDIRRVYMYHGAEHKAINAFEAGAPLFTSDIMPYSIRHPRCGTNFLLIVALLAIAVLAPLGRPDSWIVLVGSRVALIPVIAGLAYEVIKWGSSHLNQPIVAAIMAPGLALQGLTTRQPDASQVEVAAAALHEVLRLERPELLGEDALSAAV